The following DNA comes from Streptomyces globosus.
GCCGCTGGAGGTCATCTGCAACATGATGGGCATTCCGGAGCGGTACCGGCCGGAGATCGCCGACCGCGTCAACCACGCCTCGGAGAACATCGGCGTGGAGCGGGGCCTGGCCTCCCGGCTGCGGATGCCGGGGCGGGGGCTGCGGGCGCTGGCCCGCATGCAGCGGATGGTCGCGGCGATCGGGCGGGAGCGCCGCCGCAACCCCGGGGACGACCTGATCTCCGCGCTGGTCTGCGCGAACGTCGACGGGCAGGCGCTCGGCGCCCGCCAACTGGGCGCCTTCTTCTCGCTGCTGATGGTCGCCGGGGTGGAGACGACGCGCAATGCGATCACGCACGGGCTGAGCCTGCTGACCGACCACCCCAGCCAGCGGGACCTCCTGCTGGGGGACTTCGAGGCGTACGCGGACGGCGCCGTCGACGAGATGATCCGGCACTCGACGCCGATCATCCAGTTCCGCCGGACGGTCGTCGCCGAGCACGAGCTGGGCGGGCGCCTGTTCCGGCCGGGCGAGAAGGCGGTGCTGTACTACGCCTCCGCCAACCGGGACGAGGCGGTCTTCCCCGACCCGGACGCCTTCGACATCACCCGCTCGCCCAACCCGCACCTCGGTTTCGGCGGCGGCGGACCGCACTTCTGCCTGGGCGCGCACCTGGCCCGGGTGGAGATGAAGGCCCTGTTCCGGGAGTTGCTGACCCGGCCGGTCGGGCTGCGCGCCGTGGGCCTGCCGGACCTCGCGGGGTCGAACTTCGACAACCGGGTCCGCTCGCTGCGCTTCGCCTTCGACGCCCCCGGCGGCGCCTGACACGGCGGCCGCGGCCGCGGGCGGCCGCCGGGCCGTGCGCCGCCGCCGGGCCGCACGTGCGGGCGGGCGGCTACTGGAGGCGGCGTACCGACAGGACGCAGTGGGCGCTGCTGGTGAGGACCGCCTCGTCGCCCGCGAACGCCTTGAGGGCGTCGGGGTCGACGGGGCGGCCGGGCACGGCCTCGGGCCAGGCACGGGTGGCGAACAGGAAGTAGACCTGGCCGTTCTCGTTGGCGGCGGCGACCCACTCGTCGGGGGCGGTGCAGGTGGCGTTCAGGCCCGGCATGGTCAGGGCCACCTGGTTGTCGGCGAGCACCACCTGCACCGGGAAGGCAGCCGGGTTGTGGGTGCCGTCCTCGACGACGTCGCCGATGCGCAGGCCCATCTCCCCGAGGAGCGCGCGGGCGGCCTCCTCGCCCGCCTCGCGGCCCTGCGGCCCGTCGCC
Coding sequences within:
- a CDS encoding cytochrome P450; protein product: MEVPVQRHAEAGPAVAECGELADPAFWRQPPRARLDALARLRALGSPVYVPEGRGRGHWALLRHADVQEASRLPKVFASAPGVTTPEPARWVRALFGDSMVNLDGADHARLRKVVQRAFTPRLLAAAEADIHAVAARIVDDVLAERPDEFVSAVSSRLPLEVICNMMGIPERYRPEIADRVNHASENIGVERGLASRLRMPGRGLRALARMQRMVAAIGRERRRNPGDDLISALVCANVDGQALGARQLGAFFSLLMVAGVETTRNAITHGLSLLTDHPSQRDLLLGDFEAYADGAVDEMIRHSTPIIQFRRTVVAEHELGGRLFRPGEKAVLYYASANRDEAVFPDPDAFDITRSPNPHLGFGGGGPHFCLGAHLARVEMKALFRELLTRPVGLRAVGLPDLAGSNFDNRVRSLRFAFDAPGGA
- a CDS encoding DUF5949 family protein, whose protein sequence is MTSTQAATDRTLLGTLSVLAWIGDPSEGHDVPYLLAYALGDGPQGREAGEEAARALLGEMGLRIGDVVEDGTHNPAAFPVQVVLADNQVALTMPGLNATCTAPDEWVAAANENGQVYFLFATRAWPEAVPGRPVDPDALKAFAGDEAVLTSSAHCVLSVRRLQ